In Janthinobacterium rivuli, a single genomic region encodes these proteins:
- a CDS encoding flagellar hook protein FlgE, which produces MSFQQGLSGLNGAAKSLDVIGNNIANSSTVGFKQSQAQFADIYANSLYGVGGNQAGIGVSVSQIAQQFNQGNLESSSNPLDIAINGAGFFRTSVNGAIQYSRNGQFQVDKSGFIVNAQLAQLTGYPADANGKIVAGAMVPLQIDQSDMKPQATTKISTEVNLNSNTSMPTTVPFKTTEDSSYGKSFPVEVFDSLGNSHIMSNFYVKTGTNTWDVYSAMDGTEVTSMKAAAALQTDAASLAARAAYQAAATAVPLVPANVTTAAVAYGNAAGAAVSAAAAAAGATPAQLAAIAATYGSAVPNGINSSRTPDQIDAAIRAVTNVPAVKTGSLVFNTLGTLDRAAMLALTPPQTLPVTVNLPIFPATGANPTLSVQVDFTKSTQLGSATAEKKTEADGYKAGQLSQFIVGDDGIIQGQYNNGKTRSLGQVVLSNFVNPNGLEPLGNNAWVESSASGKPVTAEPKTGNLGNLRASAVEVSNVDLTAELVNMITAQRAYQANAQTIKTQDSVLQTLVNLR; this is translated from the coding sequence ATGTCTTTCCAACAAGGCCTGAGCGGCTTGAATGGCGCCGCCAAATCGCTGGACGTCATCGGCAACAACATCGCCAACTCGTCGACCGTAGGTTTCAAGCAGTCGCAGGCCCAGTTCGCCGACATTTATGCCAACTCGCTGTATGGCGTGGGCGGCAACCAGGCGGGGATCGGCGTGTCGGTCTCGCAAATCGCCCAGCAATTCAACCAGGGTAACCTGGAATCGTCGTCGAATCCCCTCGACATCGCCATCAATGGCGCCGGCTTCTTCCGTACCAGCGTCAACGGCGCCATCCAGTACTCGCGCAATGGCCAGTTCCAGGTCGACAAGAGCGGCTTCATCGTCAACGCCCAGCTGGCGCAGCTGACCGGCTATCCGGCCGACGCCAACGGCAAGATCGTCGCCGGCGCCATGGTGCCCCTGCAGATCGACCAGTCGGACATGAAGCCCCAGGCAACGACCAAGATCAGCACGGAAGTCAACCTCAATTCGAATACGTCCATGCCGACCACGGTGCCGTTCAAGACCACGGAAGACTCCTCGTACGGCAAGTCGTTTCCCGTGGAAGTCTTCGATTCGCTGGGTAATTCCCACATCATGTCGAATTTCTACGTCAAGACGGGCACCAACACCTGGGATGTCTACTCGGCCATGGACGGCACGGAAGTGACCAGCATGAAGGCCGCGGCCGCCCTGCAGACGGACGCCGCCTCGCTGGCCGCGCGCGCCGCCTACCAGGCCGCCGCCACGGCCGTGCCGCTGGTGCCGGCGAATGTGACGACCGCCGCCGTCGCCTACGGCAATGCTGCCGGTGCCGCCGTCTCGGCCGCCGCCGCCGCCGCGGGCGCCACACCGGCGCAACTGGCCGCCATCGCCGCCACCTATGGCAGTGCCGTGCCGAATGGCATCAACTCGAGCCGCACGCCCGACCAGATCGACGCGGCCATCCGCGCCGTCACCAATGTGCCAGCCGTCAAGACCGGTTCGCTGGTCTTCAACACCCTCGGCACCCTGGACCGGGCCGCCATGCTGGCCCTGACGCCGCCGCAAACCCTGCCCGTCACCGTCAACCTGCCAATCTTCCCGGCCACGGGCGCGAATCCGACCCTGTCGGTCCAGGTCGACTTCACCAAGTCGACCCAGCTGGGCAGCGCCACGGCGGAAAAGAAAACGGAAGCGGACGGCTACAAGGCCGGCCAGCTGAGTCAATTCATCGTGGGCGACGACGGCATCATCCAGGGCCAGTACAACAATGGCAAGACGCGCAGCCTGGGCCAAGTGGTGTTGAGCAACTTTGTCAACCCGAACGGCCTGGAACCGCTGGGCAATAACGCCTGGGTGGAAAGCTCGGCTTCGGGCAAGCCCGTCACGGCCGAGCCCAAGACGGGCAACCTGGGCAACTTGCGCGCCTCGGCGGTGGAAGTGTCGAACGTCGACCTGACGGCGGAACTGGTCAACATGATCACGGCCCAGCGCGCCTATCAGGCGAATGCGCAGACCATCAAGACGCAGGACTCGGTCCTGCAGACCCTCGTCAACCTGCGCTAA
- a CDS encoding flagellar hook assembly protein FlgD, giving the protein MATIDTSTSKITDLMATMNPKKTTAEPGSVEAETNKFLTLLVTQLKNQDPMNPLDNAQLTSQLAQLSTVTGVNKLNTTVESLKASYQQAESMQAANIIGHGVLTAGKDINLSKSAALLGVDLATPADKVKVVIYKDGKEVHSIDLGAQAAGTLPLGWNGSTADLDKDGKPVVLADGAYTFTVEATRGGTKLKDATALMFGSVASVSTGANGVKLNVPGVGSITMADVKQIL; this is encoded by the coding sequence ATGGCAACCATCGATACCAGTACCTCTAAAATCACCGACCTGATGGCGACGATGAATCCGAAGAAGACGACGGCCGAGCCAGGCAGTGTCGAAGCGGAAACGAACAAATTCCTCACCCTGCTGGTCACCCAGCTGAAAAATCAGGATCCGATGAATCCGCTGGACAATGCGCAATTGACCAGCCAGCTGGCCCAGCTGTCGACGGTAACGGGCGTCAACAAGCTCAATACCACCGTGGAAAGCTTGAAAGCCAGCTACCAGCAAGCCGAATCGATGCAGGCGGCCAACATCATCGGCCATGGCGTCTTGACGGCGGGCAAGGATATCAACCTGAGCAAGAGCGCCGCGCTGCTGGGCGTGGACCTGGCCACGCCAGCCGACAAGGTCAAGGTCGTCATCTACAAGGATGGCAAGGAAGTCCATTCCATCGACCTGGGCGCACAGGCGGCGGGCACCTTGCCGCTGGGCTGGAACGGGTCCACCGCCGACCTCGACAAGGATGGCAAGCCGGTCGTGCTGGCCGACGGCGCCTACACCTTCACGGTGGAAGCGACGCGTGGAGGCACCAAGCTCAAGGATGCAACGGCGCTGATGTTCGGTTCGGTCGCCAGCGTGTCGACGGGCGCGAATGGCGTGAAATTGAATGTGCCGGGCGTGGGCAGCATCACCATGGCCGACGTGAAACAGATTCTGTAA
- the flgC gene encoding flagellar basal body rod protein FlgC: MSLFNIFNVSGSAMSAQAQRLNTVASNLANADSATSATGEAYRAKQVVFEAVPMANGATAVKVQKVIEDPSPMKLVYDPKNPLADEKGYVTMPNVNTVDEMVNMLSASRSYQTNVETMNAAKSLLLKTLTIGQ; the protein is encoded by the coding sequence ATGTCGCTATTTAATATCTTCAATGTTTCCGGTTCGGCCATGAGCGCCCAGGCGCAGCGCCTGAACACGGTGGCCAGCAACCTGGCCAATGCGGACAGCGCCACCAGCGCCACGGGCGAAGCCTACCGCGCCAAGCAGGTGGTGTTCGAAGCCGTGCCCATGGCCAATGGCGCCACGGCCGTCAAGGTGCAGAAGGTGATCGAAGACCCGTCGCCGATGAAGCTGGTCTACGACCCGAAGAACCCGCTGGCCGACGAGAAGGGCTATGTCACCATGCCCAACGTCAATACGGTCGACGAGATGGTCAACATGCTGTCGGCGTCGCGTTCGTACCAGACCAACGTGGAAACCATGAACGCGGCCAAGTCGCTGCTCCTGAAAACCCTCACCATCGGCCAATAA
- the flgB gene encoding flagellar basal body rod protein FlgB — protein sequence MIGKLDDYMRFNETALSLRSTRQELLASNIANADTPNYKARDVDFAAALKGAMARKDGVPPALKGTAPQHMPGKGVAAAVGASGGGKVETLADGTPLLYRAPAQGAVDGNTVDMDLERNAFADNAIRYEAAVTFLNSQIKGMLTAIQGGQ from the coding sequence ATGATAGGGAAACTCGACGATTACATGCGCTTCAACGAGACGGCGCTGAGCCTGCGCTCGACGCGCCAGGAATTGCTCGCCTCGAACATCGCCAATGCCGACACGCCCAACTACAAGGCGCGCGATGTCGATTTCGCCGCCGCCCTGAAGGGCGCGATGGCGCGCAAGGATGGCGTGCCGCCGGCCCTGAAAGGCACGGCGCCGCAGCATATGCCGGGCAAGGGCGTGGCCGCCGCAGTGGGCGCAAGCGGTGGCGGCAAGGTCGAGACCCTGGCCGACGGCACGCCGCTGCTGTACCGCGCGCCGGCCCAGGGCGCCGTCGATGGCAATACGGTCGACATGGACCTCGAGCGCAATGCCTTTGCCGACAACGCCATCCGCTACGAGGCGGCCGTGACTTTCCTCAACTCGCAGATCAAGGGCATGCTGACGGCCATCCAGGGAGGACAATAA
- the flgA gene encoding flagellar basal body P-ring formation chaperone FlgA, which yields MKTPLAFLFALAALPLLAQAQNAGRQTPEALRNSVEQFLQVQSNGLPGKVTITVGAVDPRLNLAACPAPQAFMAPGARAWGKTTVGVRCTAPSSWTIYLQANVAVVGDYVASAVPLAQGQAIDASQLVTMQGDLAALPAGIATDMAQVVGASTNISLPPGTPMRLDTLRRKPVVMQGQLVRVVSSGNGFQVASEGRAIGSAGDGQTVQVRTQSGQQISGVARAGGMVEVAF from the coding sequence ATGAAAACACCGCTTGCTTTCCTCTTCGCTCTTGCCGCCCTGCCACTGCTGGCCCAGGCGCAAAACGCCGGCCGGCAAACGCCGGAAGCACTGCGCAACAGCGTGGAACAATTCCTGCAAGTACAAAGCAACGGTTTGCCGGGCAAGGTGACGATCACCGTCGGCGCCGTCGATCCGCGCCTGAACCTGGCCGCCTGCCCCGCGCCGCAAGCATTCATGGCGCCGGGTGCACGCGCCTGGGGCAAGACCACCGTCGGCGTGCGCTGCACGGCGCCCTCCAGCTGGACCATTTATTTGCAAGCCAACGTGGCCGTCGTGGGCGACTACGTGGCCAGCGCCGTGCCGCTGGCGCAAGGACAAGCCATCGACGCCAGCCAGCTGGTGACGATGCAGGGCGACCTGGCCGCATTGCCAGCAGGCATCGCCACGGACATGGCCCAGGTGGTCGGCGCCAGCACGAATATTTCCTTACCGCCAGGCACGCCGATGCGCCTCGACACCTTGCGCCGCAAGCCGGTGGTGATGCAGGGCCAGCTGGTGCGCGTCGTTTCGAGTGGCAACGGTTTCCAGGTGGCATCAGAAGGACGCGCCATCGGCAGTGCCGGCGATGGCCAGACGGTGCAGGTGCGCACGCAGAGCGGCCAGCAGATCAGCGGCGTGGCGCGGGCCGGGGGGATGGTCGAAGTAGCCTTCTGA
- the flgM gene encoding flagellar biosynthesis anti-sigma factor FlgM, whose product MKITDNTIKSNPGLPVAPASTSGARNAEKAQATPTTSDNVRLSPQGQALAASATAGSGAVFDTKKVERIKLAIADGQFQVNSEKVADGLLDTVKDLLHSRNR is encoded by the coding sequence GTGAAAATTACCGACAACACCATTAAAAGCAATCCCGGCCTGCCGGTGGCGCCCGCGAGTACCTCCGGCGCCCGGAATGCCGAGAAAGCCCAGGCAACACCGACAACGTCGGACAATGTACGCCTGTCGCCGCAAGGACAGGCATTAGCGGCCAGTGCAACTGCCGGCAGCGGCGCCGTGTTCGACACGAAAAAAGTTGAACGCATCAAGCTGGCGATCGCCGACGGCCAGTTCCAGGTCAACTCAGAAAAAGTGGCGGACGGTCTCCTCGACACGGTCAAGGACTTGCTGCACTCACGAAATAGATAG
- a CDS encoding flagella synthesis protein FlgN, with amino-acid sequence MQSVTPFSSLRDEQQLMTTLLALMKEEQRHLVAADIDAITELTVRKTALVGQLSQLAAQRHQALAAAGFLAAEAGMEDWLVGANEAEAAPLWKALLETTREAKEQNRLNSLLVNKHMVHTQGALNAMRPPAQSGNFYGPSGQATTNTASRRVVIG; translated from the coding sequence ATGCAATCAGTGACTCCGTTTTCCAGCCTGCGCGACGAGCAACAGCTCATGACCACATTGCTGGCATTGATGAAAGAAGAACAGCGGCATCTGGTTGCGGCTGACATCGATGCAATCACGGAGCTCACCGTACGCAAGACAGCACTCGTAGGACAATTGAGCCAGCTGGCGGCGCAACGCCACCAGGCGCTGGCGGCAGCGGGCTTTCTCGCCGCCGAAGCGGGCATGGAAGACTGGCTGGTCGGCGCCAATGAAGCGGAAGCGGCGCCCCTGTGGAAAGCCTTGCTCGAGACGACGCGCGAAGCCAAGGAGCAGAACCGCCTGAACAGCCTGCTCGTCAACAAGCACATGGTACATACGCAAGGCGCCCTGAACGCCATGCGCCCCCCGGCCCAAAGCGGCAATTTCTACGGCCCCAGCGGCCAAGCAACGACGAACACGGCCAGCCGGCGCGTCGTCATCGGCTAA
- a CDS encoding translation initiation factor Sui1, which produces MKSSSLGGLVYSTETGRMCPACRQPLAQCACKAQAKAAPIGDGAVRVSRQTKGRGGKSATVVKGLALDAIALALLGKQLRTQCGSGGTVKDGVIEVQGDHVDTILAALAKLGHQAKKAGG; this is translated from the coding sequence ATGAAAAGCAGCTCCCTGGGCGGTCTCGTCTATTCCACCGAAACGGGCCGCATGTGTCCCGCCTGCCGCCAGCCGCTGGCGCAATGCGCGTGCAAGGCGCAAGCCAAAGCGGCGCCAATCGGCGACGGCGCGGTGCGCGTGTCGCGCCAGACCAAGGGCCGCGGTGGCAAGAGCGCCACGGTGGTAAAAGGCTTGGCGCTGGACGCCATCGCGCTGGCCCTGCTGGGCAAGCAGTTGCGCACGCAGTGCGGCTCGGGCGGCACGGTCAAGGATGGCGTGATCGAAGTGCAGGGCGACCATGTCGACACCATACTGGCCGCGCTGGCCAAGCTGGGCCACCAGGCGAAAAAGGCCGGCGGCTGA
- the motD gene encoding flagellar motor protein MotD, with protein MRRARRKYDEEPDNQDRWLISYADFITLLFAFFVVMYAISQVNEGKYRVFQNAIGQAFSLEKGAPPIIMEAPQAIPLPNPALKRRTEAIRREREHMTRLAQDLTSTLAPLVKEGKVRVTQTSRGVSVEINASVLFDPGAARLTTESDQALRAVAVLLKDDTHDVQVEGHTDVQPISNSNFASNWELSAARASAVVRLFIASGVKASRLTAVGHADNIPVAPNETAEGRARNRRVAVTILSGIPETVTEVPTAPVAPAN; from the coding sequence ATGCGGCGCGCGCGCAGGAAGTATGACGAGGAACCGGACAACCAGGACCGCTGGCTGATCTCGTATGCCGACTTCATTACCCTGCTGTTCGCCTTCTTCGTCGTCATGTACGCCATTTCGCAAGTCAACGAAGGCAAGTATCGCGTCTTCCAGAATGCCATCGGCCAGGCCTTCAGCCTGGAAAAGGGTGCGCCGCCCATCATCATGGAAGCGCCGCAGGCCATTCCTTTGCCGAATCCCGCCCTGAAGCGCCGCACGGAAGCCATCCGCCGCGAGCGCGAACACATGACGCGCCTGGCGCAGGACCTGACGTCGACCCTGGCGCCGCTGGTGAAGGAGGGCAAGGTGCGCGTCACGCAGACAAGCCGCGGCGTGAGCGTGGAAATCAATGCCAGCGTGCTGTTCGATCCGGGTGCGGCGCGCCTGACGACGGAGTCGGACCAGGCCCTGCGCGCCGTGGCCGTGCTGCTCAAGGACGATACGCACGACGTGCAGGTGGAAGGGCATACGGACGTGCAGCCGATCAGCAATTCGAACTTTGCCTCGAACTGGGAATTGTCGGCCGCGCGCGCCAGCGCCGTGGTGCGCCTGTTCATCGCCAGTGGCGTCAAGGCCTCGCGCCTGACGGCCGTCGGCCACGCCGACAATATTCCCGTGGCGCCCAATGAAACGGCGGAAGGGCGCGCGCGCAACCGCCGGGTCGCCGTGACGATTTTGTCGGGCATCCCCGAAACGGTGACGGAAGTGCCGACGGCGCCCGTGGCGCCAGCCAATTGA
- a CDS encoding flagellar motor protein: MDWSSVIGLALALAGLLVGQALEGGKMASLLQPAAFAIVVIGTFGAVLLQTRLRTFVRGLEMLRWVFLPPADTRAALARDIGLWSLTARRDGTLALERLMENTADRFNAKGLRMIVDGIAPDKLRQLLDVEISAYEMAERQAVKVWESAAGYSPTIGILGAVLGLIHVMENLTDPSKLGGGIAVAFVSTIYGVGLANLLFLPVANKLKAIVSRRVLQYEITAAVLYDIATGDHTRIIEERVSSLLHEH; encoded by the coding sequence GTGGACTGGTCCAGCGTAATCGGGCTGGCGCTGGCGCTGGCGGGCCTGTTGGTCGGCCAGGCGCTGGAAGGGGGCAAGATGGCCTCCCTGCTGCAGCCTGCCGCCTTCGCCATCGTGGTCATCGGCACCTTCGGCGCCGTGCTGCTGCAAACGCGGCTGCGTACTTTTGTGCGCGGCCTGGAAATGCTGCGCTGGGTCTTCCTGCCGCCCGCCGACACGCGCGCCGCGCTGGCGCGCGACATCGGACTCTGGAGTCTGACGGCGCGCCGCGACGGGACGCTGGCGCTCGAGCGCCTGATGGAAAACACGGCCGACCGTTTCAACGCCAAGGGTTTGCGCATGATCGTCGACGGCATCGCGCCCGACAAGCTGCGCCAGCTGCTCGATGTGGAAATCTCCGCCTACGAGATGGCCGAGCGCCAGGCCGTCAAGGTGTGGGAATCGGCGGCCGGTTATTCGCCCACCATCGGCATCCTGGGCGCCGTGCTGGGCCTGATACACGTGATGGAAAACCTCACCGACCCGAGTAAATTAGGTGGCGGCATCGCCGTGGCGTTCGTGTCGACGATTTATGGCGTGGGCCTGGCCAACCTGCTGTTCCTGCCGGTGGCGAATAAACTCAAGGCCATCGTCTCGCGCCGCGTGCTGCAATACGAAATCACGGCCGCCGTGCTGTACGACATCGCCACGGGCGACCATACGCGCATCATCGAAGAGCGCGTGTCCAGTCTCTTGCACGAGCATTGA
- a CDS encoding RNA polymerase sigma factor FliA, with protein MYTVKGKSNKDYLLTEHIPLVKRLAHHMKAKLPPSVEVDDLIQAGMIGLLDAISRYEETHGAQFETYAVLRIRGAMLDELRTSDWLPRSMRQNMRKIEEAMSTLQQRLGHPPTESEVAKLLKMSLADYQEMLGDGGGHQLVYYEDFHDPDGNDSFLDRHCVDEDSDPLRSLLDTDFRQSVIDAIDALPPREKILMGLYYEEELNLKEIGAVMGVSESRVSQLHTQAVARLRATLRELAWTGPA; from the coding sequence ATGTACACGGTCAAAGGGAAATCGAACAAGGACTATTTGCTGACGGAGCATATTCCGCTGGTGAAGCGTCTGGCGCACCATATGAAGGCGAAATTGCCGCCTTCGGTCGAGGTCGATGACCTGATCCAGGCCGGCATGATCGGCCTGCTCGATGCCATCAGCCGCTATGAAGAGACGCATGGCGCGCAGTTCGAGACGTATGCCGTGCTGCGCATCCGCGGCGCCATGCTCGACGAATTGCGCACCAGCGACTGGCTGCCGCGCAGCATGCGCCAGAACATGCGCAAGATCGAAGAGGCGATGAGCACCTTGCAGCAGCGCCTCGGCCACCCGCCGACGGAGTCGGAAGTGGCGAAACTGCTCAAGATGTCGCTGGCCGACTACCAGGAAATGCTGGGCGACGGCGGCGGCCACCAGCTCGTGTACTACGAAGACTTTCATGACCCGGACGGCAATGACAGCTTCCTCGACCGCCATTGCGTGGACGAGGACAGCGACCCCTTGCGTTCCCTGCTCGATACCGATTTCCGGCAATCCGTGATCGATGCCATCGACGCGCTGCCGCCACGCGAGAAAATACTCATGGGCCTGTATTACGAAGAAGAGCTGAACCTGAAGGAGATCGGCGCGGTGATGGGCGTATCCGAATCGCGCGTCTCGCAGCTGCATACCCAGGCCGTCGCGCGCCTGCGCGCAACCTTGAGGGAGCTGGCGTGGACTGGTCCAGCGTAA
- a CDS encoding MinD/ParA family ATP-binding protein yields the protein MANFDFDQAEGLRRMLAGPQPRVMTFLSATPQDDKGAMLVNLGASLAYGGNDVLLLDASGGSDGVAARLGLAHGASLRDVARQQCGLNQVIHQVPQGFGVASLGARNHLMDSMDYAGEDELRRLGKTFEVLARQSGIVLVDGVMADEGDCFPVPLMASSDIVVQVSTSATSIKAAYCLIKRLSQELGRRPFGILVTGASESEAKVVYDNMAQAASRYLAVKLTSMGSVPADEYLHRAARLGRSVVDAFPLAGASVAFRGLAERLARSAAPVLGGTLYQTGSPHQFSA from the coding sequence TTGGCTAATTTTGATTTCGATCAGGCCGAAGGCTTGCGCCGCATGCTGGCCGGCCCGCAGCCGCGCGTCATGACGTTCCTGTCGGCCACGCCGCAGGACGACAAGGGCGCCATGCTGGTCAACCTGGGCGCTTCGCTCGCCTACGGCGGCAATGACGTGCTGCTGCTCGACGCCAGCGGCGGCAGCGATGGCGTGGCTGCGCGCCTGGGCCTGGCGCACGGCGCCAGCCTGCGCGACGTGGCGCGCCAGCAGTGCGGCTTGAACCAGGTCATCCACCAGGTGCCGCAAGGCTTCGGCGTGGCCAGCCTGGGCGCGCGCAACCATTTGATGGACAGCATGGACTATGCGGGCGAGGACGAACTGCGCCGCCTGGGCAAGACCTTCGAGGTGCTGGCGCGCCAGAGCGGCATCGTGCTGGTCGACGGCGTCATGGCCGACGAGGGCGACTGCTTCCCCGTGCCCTTGATGGCTTCGTCCGATATCGTCGTGCAAGTCTCTACCAGCGCCACCTCGATCAAGGCGGCGTACTGCCTGATCAAGCGCCTGAGCCAGGAACTGGGACGCCGTCCGTTCGGCATCCTCGTCACCGGCGCTTCCGAATCCGAAGCAAAAGTGGTATACGATAATATGGCGCAGGCGGCGAGCCGCTACCTGGCCGTGAAGCTGACCTCGATGGGTTCGGTGCCTGCCGATGAGTATCTGCACCGCGCGGCGCGCCTGGGCCGCAGCGTGGTCGATGCGTTTCCGCTGGCGGGCGCCTCGGTGGCGTTTCGCGGACTGGCCGAGCGGCTGGCCCGTTCGGCGGCGCCGGTGCTGGGCGGCACCTTGTACCAGACGGGGAGCCCGCACCAGTTCAGCGCCTGA
- the flhF gene encoding flagellar biosynthesis protein FlhF, with the protein MNVKKFTGASSRDALRKVREALGPDAVILSNRQADGVVEILALANDDAASLASPPAASEMAQPRPQLQTQFATPQRPAAPAQRPATPRPAAPRQAASEPVDMARMQQMMASALAHVKENAAAEMSGMMNEIRAMRGMMETQLAEISWGSTQQREPQKAVVLREMLAAGFSASLARYLIDKLPAGLDGAQSMRWIKTVLSRNLNTVANEDAMLEQGGVFALVGPTGVGKTTSTAKLAARCVMRHGPEKLALITTDAYRIGAHEQLRIYGKILGVMVHSVKDEADLRIALKELKNKHTVLIDTVGVSQRDQMVTEQVAMLSGAGADVKRLLCLNSTATQETLNEVVRAYQGSGLAGCIMTKLDEAASIGNVLDVVIRQKLNLFYVSNGQRVPEDLYLADRGYLIDRAFKLKRDSAATQFSDAELPLLMAQAAARNNEARGVHLG; encoded by the coding sequence ATGAATGTGAAGAAATTTACGGGCGCCTCGTCGCGCGATGCGCTGCGCAAGGTGCGCGAAGCGCTGGGCCCTGACGCCGTGATCCTGTCGAACCGCCAGGCCGATGGGGTGGTGGAAATCCTCGCGCTGGCCAATGATGATGCCGCTTCGCTGGCGTCGCCGCCGGCCGCGTCCGAAATGGCCCAGCCCCGTCCTCAGTTGCAGACCCAGTTCGCCACGCCGCAGCGTCCGGCCGCCCCGGCCCAGCGCCCGGCCACGCCACGTCCTGCCGCGCCGCGCCAGGCTGCCTCCGAGCCAGTGGACATGGCCCGCATGCAGCAGATGATGGCCAGCGCGCTGGCGCACGTCAAAGAGAACGCCGCCGCCGAGATGAGCGGCATGATGAATGAAATCCGCGCCATGCGCGGCATGATGGAAACCCAGCTGGCGGAAATCTCGTGGGGTTCGACGCAGCAGCGCGAGCCGCAAAAAGCCGTCGTGCTGCGCGAAATGCTGGCCGCCGGTTTTTCGGCCAGCCTGGCGCGCTACCTGATCGACAAGTTGCCCGCCGGCCTCGATGGCGCGCAAAGCATGCGCTGGATCAAGACCGTCCTGAGCCGCAACCTCAATACGGTCGCCAATGAAGACGCCATGCTGGAGCAGGGCGGCGTGTTTGCGCTGGTCGGCCCAACCGGCGTCGGCAAGACCACCAGCACGGCCAAGCTGGCGGCGCGCTGCGTGATGCGCCACGGCCCGGAAAAGCTGGCCCTGATCACCACGGACGCCTACCGTATCGGCGCGCACGAACAGTTGCGCATCTACGGCAAGATCCTCGGCGTGATGGTGCATTCCGTGAAGGACGAGGCGGACCTGCGCATCGCCCTGAAAGAATTGAAGAACAAGCACACGGTGCTGATCGATACGGTCGGCGTGAGCCAGCGCGACCAGATGGTGACGGAACAGGTGGCCATGCTGTCGGGCGCCGGCGCCGATGTAAAACGCCTGCTGTGCCTGAACTCGACGGCGACGCAGGAAACCCTCAACGAAGTGGTGCGCGCCTACCAGGGTAGCGGCCTGGCCGGCTGCATCATGACCAAGCTCGATGAAGCGGCCTCGATCGGCAATGTGCTCGACGTGGTGATCCGCCAGAAGCTGAACCTGTTTTATGTGTCGAACGGCCAGCGCGTGCCGGAAGACCTGTACCTGGCCGACCGCGGCTACCTGATCGACCGCGCCTTCAAGCTCAAGCGCGACTCGGCGGCCACGCAGTTTTCCGATGCCGAACTGCCGCTGCTGATGGCGCAGGCGGCCGCCCGCAACAATGAAGCGCGCGGGGTGCACCTTGGCTAA